Proteins encoded by one window of bacterium:
- a CDS encoding MmcQ/YjbR family DNA-binding protein, with protein MAKVRDPLTKLRKIVNRWPEVSERLSHGAPTFWGGKKTFCNFHVDHHGDERVAIWCKADLPTQEGLVEAKPEIFFVPPYVGPSGWIGIRVDRDVDWSMIETILEHAYRSVAPKRALKLLDGE; from the coding sequence ATGGCGAAAGTCCGCGATCCGCTCACCAAGTTGCGCAAGATCGTCAACCGCTGGCCCGAGGTCTCGGAGCGTCTCTCCCACGGCGCGCCGACCTTCTGGGGCGGCAAGAAGACGTTCTGCAATTTCCACGTCGACCATCATGGCGACGAACGGGTCGCGATCTGGTGCAAGGCGGATCTGCCGACACAAGAGGGGCTGGTCGAAGCCAAGCCGGAGATCTTCTTCGTGCCGCCCTACGTGGGGCCGAGTGGTTGGATCGGGATCCGCGTCGATCGGGACGTCGATTGGTCGATGATCGAAACCATTCTCGAGCATGCCTACCGGAGCGTCGCGCCGAAGCGAGCCCTCAAACTGCTCGACGGTGAGTAG
- a CDS encoding MFS transporter → MPTTRPLPLLHRLAPKIFYGWFVAFGCGLLSFVVVGIGFYGLVVFLDALVAERGWDRAQVAAATSLYWVVTGLVGIPIGRGVDRFGARGFLLAGVSVMALALIGIGRVTAPWQIFPLYVVLAIGFSLAGSIPSGSIITRWFSARRGMAMMLAHTGVSLGGIILVPVFSGWIAAHELGVAVDRLAVILLLVALPVIGFVLRSDPRSHGLEADGDARIRAAESQASRPGPGTRSQADILRSPAFRRLAASFGLMLFCQVAFAMHELAFLRGRIGPELAALAVSATAGGSLVGRLVVGSFTDRMDRRPIAAALFLLQAAMVALAASVEGTPALLVAAAGFGFTIGNIFLLQSLLVGELFGAASFGTALGLLQLVSQIASGLGPLALGLLLSAHGAYEPALFWLVGGACGAAGIVLTIRRPEEEGGGKRRFLGSHDE, encoded by the coding sequence TTGCCCACCACACGTCCCCTCCCGCTCCTGCATCGGCTGGCGCCGAAGATCTTCTACGGCTGGTTCGTCGCGTTCGGGTGCGGCCTGCTCTCATTCGTCGTGGTCGGCATCGGCTTCTACGGCCTGGTCGTATTCCTGGATGCATTGGTGGCCGAGCGCGGATGGGATCGTGCCCAGGTGGCTGCCGCTACCAGCCTCTACTGGGTGGTGACGGGCCTCGTTGGGATTCCAATCGGGCGCGGGGTGGATCGTTTCGGTGCGCGCGGCTTTCTCCTGGCCGGCGTGTCCGTGATGGCGCTCGCGCTGATCGGGATCGGTCGCGTCACTGCCCCATGGCAGATCTTTCCCCTCTACGTGGTGCTTGCAATCGGATTCTCCCTGGCAGGCTCGATTCCGAGCGGTTCGATCATCACGCGCTGGTTCTCGGCACGGCGAGGAATGGCGATGATGCTGGCCCATACCGGTGTCTCGCTGGGCGGCATCATCCTCGTTCCCGTCTTCAGTGGATGGATCGCAGCGCATGAACTTGGAGTCGCCGTGGATCGCCTCGCGGTGATCCTGCTCCTGGTCGCCTTGCCCGTGATCGGTTTCGTCCTGCGGTCGGACCCCCGCTCGCATGGCCTCGAGGCGGATGGCGACGCGCGAATCAGAGCCGCGGAATCGCAGGCGTCCCGGCCCGGGCCCGGAACGCGATCTCAGGCCGACATTCTTCGCAGTCCTGCCTTTCGCCGTCTTGCGGCCTCGTTTGGATTGATGCTCTTCTGCCAGGTCGCATTTGCAATGCACGAGCTGGCCTTCCTTCGCGGCCGGATCGGCCCGGAGCTTGCGGCGCTCGCGGTCAGCGCGACCGCCGGCGGTAGCCTGGTGGGTCGTCTCGTGGTGGGGAGCTTCACCGATCGAATGGATCGTCGTCCCATCGCGGCGGCGCTCTTTCTGCTGCAAGCCGCCATGGTGGCGTTGGCTGCATCGGTCGAAGGCACACCCGCGCTGCTGGTGGCGGCCGCCGGTTTCGGTTTTACGATCGGAAACATCTTTCTCCTTCAATCCCTGCTCGTGGGCGAGCTCTTCGGCGCCGCTTCCTTTGGCACGGCCCTCGGGCTCCTCCAATTGGTCAGTCAGATCGCGAGCGGGCTGGGTCCCCTGGCGCTCGGCCTGCTTCTGAGCGCTCATGGTGCCTATGAGCCGGCTCTTTTCTGGTTGGTCGGCGGCGCCTGTGGGGCTGCGGGCATCGTTTTGACGATTCGGCGGCCTGAGGAGGAGGGAGGCGGGAAACGCCGGTTTCTGGGTAGCCATGACGAATAG
- a CDS encoding acyltransferase, whose product MRRQLAGGILRLLGWSAVEGDPVPDRAVIVAAPHTSSWDFFLLILFAWRFDVSLSFIGKHTIFWGPMGPVMRAFGGVPVDRSRPGGLVGQLAEALARADRMSLVVPAEGTRAWRPHWKSGFYRVAQVAGVPVSLSFLDYTEKTGGFGPCFDVTGDMKKDMDLVRTFYSDKRGRHPALFGPVLLADEEAARIE is encoded by the coding sequence ATGCGACGTCAGCTCGCCGGCGGGATTCTGCGGCTCCTTGGATGGAGCGCAGTGGAAGGTGATCCCGTCCCGGATCGTGCTGTGATCGTGGCGGCACCCCATACTTCGAGTTGGGATTTCTTCCTCCTGATCTTGTTCGCTTGGCGATTCGATGTTTCGCTTTCCTTCATCGGGAAACACACGATCTTCTGGGGGCCGATGGGCCCGGTGATGCGCGCCTTCGGAGGTGTGCCCGTGGACCGATCCCGTCCGGGCGGGTTGGTGGGGCAGCTTGCGGAAGCGCTCGCTCGCGCAGATCGGATGAGCCTTGTGGTTCCCGCCGAGGGGACACGCGCCTGGCGGCCTCATTGGAAATCCGGCTTCTACCGCGTGGCACAGGTCGCCGGTGTGCCTGTGAGTCTTTCATTCCTCGACTACACGGAGAAGACCGGCGGCTTCGGTCCCTGCTTCGACGTAACGGGTGACATGAAGAAAGACATGGATCTCGTGCGCACATTCTATTCCGACAAGCGCGGCCGCCATCCCGCGTTGTTCGGTCCCGTGTTGTTGGCAGACGAAGAGGCGGCGCGGATCGAATGA
- a CDS encoding amidohydrolase, whose protein sequence is MSQPYAVITSDAHAGASIQSYREYLDEKHKALFDEWRGTYKNPQKKHIGSKKHKNWDDAERLGDMDAEGVAGEVIFPNTVPPFFRSSVLICGNPKPQDYALWLQGIRAHNRWLVDFCADHPERRTGIGLVYLNDLDDAMEDIQWIADHGLRGGILLPHVPDDCTHIQPLYSPEYERLWAMVQDLDLVVNQHGGMGSPDYGKWPISLPIRLVETAFYSTRSYGHLLLSGIFHRFPKLRYILTEAGCSWVPEQLEMLDMFWSRIGSGAVGEFEFAKEAMPPEPPSFYAKRNCWYGASSASPPELAGRYETGIERICWGTDYPHYEGTYPNTRLAMRHCFHDKPEEEVRAILGGNAAELYDFDLEKLAPLVERIGPRPGELAKPLSEDEFPKKTHTNAFRR, encoded by the coding sequence ATGTCCCAGCCCTATGCAGTGATTACGTCCGATGCCCATGCGGGGGCCAGCATTCAATCGTATCGCGAGTACCTGGACGAGAAGCACAAGGCGCTCTTCGATGAGTGGCGCGGGACGTACAAGAACCCGCAGAAGAAGCACATCGGTTCGAAGAAGCACAAGAACTGGGACGATGCGGAAAGACTTGGCGACATGGATGCGGAGGGTGTGGCTGGGGAGGTCATCTTCCCGAATACAGTTCCGCCATTCTTCAGATCCAGCGTGCTGATCTGCGGAAACCCCAAGCCCCAGGACTACGCACTCTGGCTGCAGGGAATTCGTGCGCACAATCGCTGGCTGGTGGATTTCTGCGCCGATCATCCGGAGCGGCGCACGGGAATCGGGCTCGTCTACCTGAACGACCTCGACGATGCGATGGAGGACATCCAGTGGATCGCGGACCACGGCCTACGCGGAGGCATCCTGTTGCCTCATGTTCCGGACGATTGCACGCATATCCAACCGCTCTACTCACCTGAATACGAGCGGCTGTGGGCGATGGTCCAGGATCTCGACCTGGTGGTGAACCAGCACGGCGGCATGGGTTCCCCGGATTACGGCAAGTGGCCCATTTCTCTACCGATCCGACTCGTCGAGACGGCCTTCTACTCGACCCGAAGCTACGGGCACCTTCTGCTGAGCGGCATCTTCCATCGCTTCCCCAAGCTTCGTTACATCCTCACCGAAGCTGGCTGCAGCTGGGTACCGGAACAGCTGGAGATGCTCGACATGTTCTGGTCGCGAATCGGCAGCGGCGCGGTCGGCGAGTTCGAATTCGCCAAGGAGGCCATGCCTCCGGAGCCGCCTAGCTTCTACGCGAAGCGAAACTGCTGGTACGGAGCCAGCTCGGCCTCGCCGCCGGAACTCGCCGGCCGATACGAAACGGGCATCGAGCGCATCTGCTGGGGGACCGACTACCCACACTACGAGGGCACCTACCCGAACACCCGGCTCGCCATGCGCCATTGCTTCCACGACAAACCCGAGGAAGAGGTCCGCGCGATCCTCGGAGGCAATGCCGCCGAGCTCTACGATTTCGATCTCGAAAAGCTCGCACCACTCGTCGAACGAATCGGACCGCGGCCGGGAGAACTCGCCAAACCGCTTTCCGAAGACGAATTCCCGAAGAAGACGCATACCAACGCCTTCCGTCGCTGA
- a CDS encoding nuclear transport factor 2 family protein — MTQLDLQAIEAIKQLKHKYMRCVDQKRWDELEQLLTEDASCAYSGGKYAFQGREAIMEFLSGSMSRDSFVSCHRVTQPEITLTSETTATGIWALEDVVIDTENEFTLHGAAFYEDEYVRIDGAWKIRSTGYERTFEEIRTRKGVPGLVLTQNVWATE, encoded by the coding sequence GTGACACAACTGGATCTTCAGGCCATCGAGGCGATCAAGCAGCTCAAGCACAAATACATGCGCTGCGTGGATCAGAAGCGTTGGGACGAACTCGAGCAGCTTCTGACGGAGGATGCGAGCTGTGCCTACAGCGGCGGGAAATACGCGTTCCAAGGCCGCGAGGCCATCATGGAGTTCCTCTCCGGCTCGATGAGCCGCGACAGCTTCGTCTCCTGCCATCGCGTCACCCAACCCGAAATCACGCTCACGAGCGAAACGACGGCGACGGGCATCTGGGCTCTCGAAGACGTGGTGATCGATACCGAGAATGAGTTCACGCTGCACGGGGCTGCATTCTACGAAGACGAGTACGTGCGGATCGATGGCGCGTGGAAGATCCGATCGACCGGCTATGAGCGAACCTTCGAAGAGATCCGAACGCGCAAGGGCGTACCCGGCCTGGTGCTGACGCAGAATGTCTGGGCGACTGAGTGA